From the Oceanobacillus kimchii X50 genome, the window ACTGGTTCTTCGCCAATTGAAATTCCATCATTTAAGTTCTCTGATCGCGTTCTTGATTCTACTGGCGCATTGAACTTAAAAGAAATACCGAAGAAGATGGTAGTTATTGGTTCTGGATATGTAGGTACAGAACTTGGTACAGCATATGCTAACTTTGGAACTGAAATTACTTTCTTAGAAGGTGCAAAAGACATCTTAGGCGGATTTGAGAAACAAATGACGCAAATTGTTAAAAAAGGCCTTAAGAAAAAAGGCGCTACAATCATCACAGAAGCAATGGCTAAAGGTGTGGAAGAAACAAAAGATGGCGTAAAAGTTTCTTATGAAGTGAATGGTAAAGAAGAAACAATTGAGGCAGATTATGTACTTGTAACTGTAGGACGTCGTCCGAACACTGAAGAGCTTGGTTTAGAACAAATGGGTGTTAAGGTGACAGATAGAGGCCATATTGAAATAGATAAGCAATGTAAAACAAGCGTTGATAATATCTATGCAATTGGTGATATTGTAGAAGGACCTGCACTTGCCCACAAAGCTTCTTATGAAGGTAAGATTGCTGCTGAAGCTATTAGCGGAGAAAAATCTGAAATCGACTACGTAGGTATTCCTGCAGTAGCATTTACAGAACCTGAATTAGCTACAGTTGGTATGTCTGAACAAGATGCAAAAGATGCTGGCTATGATGTGAAAGTGGGTAAATTCCCATTTGCTGCGAATGGCCGTGCACTTTCTTTAAATAACACAGATGGTTTCTTAAAACTAATCACTCGTAAAGATGATGGTTTAGTAATCGGTGGACAAATTGCTGGTCCAAATGCTAGTGATATGATTTCTGAGATCGGTTTAGCAATCGAAGCTGGTATGACTGCTGAAGATATTTCATTAACTATCCATGCTCATCCAACATTAGGTGAGATTACAATGGAAGCAGCAGAAGTAGCTTTAGGTACACCAATTCATACTATGTAATAAATAAAATAAAAGCTGCCAAGTAAATTGCTAATCAATTACTTGGCAGCTTTTTTCTTAATTTAAAGTAACGTTTCAATTTCTTGAACTATCTCTTCTTTCGTAATATCTCCGTTTAACTCATTTTTAATTTTACCGTCTTCAAGTATATACATGCTGCTTTCTGTACTTTCATGTTCTATGTTGTATTGGTTTAAATTATTATTCTTCGTTAATTTTTCAGCTGAAAAAGCGTAAGGATGTTTTTCTCTTAATTCAAAGATAGCATCTAAATATATATCAGGATTTTTTTTGGATTGTATATAAAGAACCTCATGATTTGTTAAATCGATAGAAATGACATCATATGGATTGGATTCTTTTTGACAAGCCGTAAGCAATGTAATAATTATAATGAAGAAAATAAATATAAAATATTTTTTCATGCTTATTCACGCCTCTCATAAATTTTACCTAATTATGAGTTTATCAAAGAAATATAAGTAAAAAGTCACTGTTAATAAAAAGTAAAATAAATGATACCGCTACAACATAATACGACAATTTATTGTTAATTTGTAAACATAATGTCAAATATCTTAGAAAAAAATTGTAGATTATTATAGTCAGTCATTATAGGTAAAAGTAAAATCCAATTAGTTTAACTTTTTTAATTCATTACACATATTAGTATTACGTGATTGATGAGAACAATGTATTATCCTATAATGAAACTAGTAATCTATTAAAATTCATCTTGGAGGTACTACATAATGAAAGTATCACGCTTTAATACTTATCTATACATGACATTGTTTTTTTGTATGGTATTGATAGCATGTAGTAATGATTCGGATTCTGTCGGAAAAGAAAAACCTAGTGAAGAAAATGAAACGAATGAAAGTGCCAATGCACAAGACAAGGAACAACCTGAGAATAATGATAAGGATCAAACGGAAGAAGAGAAAGAAGAAGAATTAGAGGAGCAAGAACCGGAATATTACATATCTGAAGAAACCGCAACAGTGTTACCACTGGATAATGCAAATGAAAATATAGTCCTTCTCACGATTGATGATGTTCCTGATGCAAATGCGGTAGAGATGGCACACACTTTAAAAGACTTAGGAGTAGGAGCTATTTTTTTTGTGAATGGGCATTTTATCAATGATGATGAGGGTGCAGAAAAACTAAAAGAAATTCATGACATGGGATTTTTAATTGGAAATCATACAAATACTCACCCAGTGCTTCCAGAGCTAACAAAAGAGGAACAAACTGAGGAGATTGTTTCTGTAAATAATCGTGTAGAAGAGATAATTGGAGAACGTCCAAAATTCTTTAGAGCTCCACATGGTATGAATTCAGACCATTCAAAGAATGTTGCCAAAGAAGAGAATATGGCTATAATGAATTGGACGTATGGTTATGATTATTTTGACGCTTATACGGAACCTAAAGCATTAACTGAAGCGATGATAACCGGTAAAGGACCTGAGGCAGGCGTGGATTATTCGTTACTAAAACCTGGAGCAAATTTGCTAATGCATGATCGTGATTGGACGAATAAGGCATTGAAGGATATAGTGGAAGGGTTACAAAATCAAGGATATGAAATAGTGGATCCACATTTAATAGAAACTTCATAATATATGATGAGAGTTAATAGGTTCAGATAACCAATTAACTCTTTTTTGTTTTATTGTGTCATACTAATTTATATTGACAGATTAATTATGTCATAATATAATGTGGATAGGACGACATAAACTGTAAAAGGAGATGACTTCATGGGTACAATAATATGCCAGGATTGTCAACATGTTATCGAACACTTTGAAGGGGAGAAGGTAACGACCTTGTATAGTACTTGTCCAACCTGTTCTTCAAAAAAACAACAGAAATAATATATATTTATGCAAAGTGGCTGGGACATAACAAAAAGATTTGATCAAAATACGGATGGTAACTAGATCAGCGTAAGAAATATACGGAGACTCCTGTGGGAATAAGGCCTAGGTGAGACCCTGGATTGCGTAGCAACCGGAGGTTATCAGCTACCCACGGAAAGCGGAGTATATTTCTGAAGTGGGTTTTCAAAAGCAAATCATTCGGATTTATCTTTTGATTAAATGCTTTTGTCCAGCCTTTTTTTGTGTAGGTTATTCAAGAAAGAATTAGCGTCTGCTGGTTTTTCATGATAGGATAATTTATATTGCTTTAATAAAGAGGTGTTAAGAAATGAGTTATCAATACCCAATGGACGAAACATGGTCAACGGAAGAAATTATTGATGTAGTAAACTTTTTTTCTTTAATTGAAAAAGCATATGAAAAACAAGTGGATCGAGAAGAAGTATTAGCTTTGTACAGAAGATTTAAACAAATAGTACCTTCTAAAAGTGAGGAGAAAAAATTATTCTCTCAATTTCAAGAGGCATCAGGGTATTCAAGCTACCACGTGGTTAAGCAAGCGAGAGAAACAAATGGATCCAGTATACGTATGTAATAGTAGGAGTCGACAAAAATGATTTGCAGAATGGCCGAACGATACTTAGTTGAAGAGTAATATATGTAACATCAGTATAATCAGACTTTTCTCTGTGAGTGTATAACTGTTTTTTGCAATATATGGATGACTGAGGGAAAAGGCATAGGTGAGCCGCTCAAGGAGCTTGAGCTACTTGGAGGTTCACCAGCCATTTTTTTAATGTAATATAATTTTGAAGTGGTTATCAAAAACACTATTGTACCCAATCTCATTTTACTTATTTTCTTTTATGCATCTCTAGAATCTATTGCTAATTGATATAATGGTAATAGATGATCGAATACATCCAAGGTCATTTGATATAGTTCTTCTCCGTTGGCAAGGATAGGATCTCCTTTTTTAATGTGTTTGCCAACTAGAAACTCTGCCTTTTTTACATCTCGAAATCGCTCGAGGTGACTTTTGTTTAAATCAGTTAACGGTATAGCTTCTTTTTTTGTGTGATCGAGGGAAACGACAAAAGTTGACGGAAGTTCCTTTATTTCATTAAAATGATCAATTAAAGCACTAGCTATTTTAGATTTGTTCGGTAATTCATATATAAATGCTAACCAAATAAATACATGATCATCAAATACACCTAATTGAAAATGAGGGTGTTTTTTGTATCCACGCTTATTATCAGCTATTGCAAGCCAAGTATCATTTGGTGGATTTACTGTACGACGTGCATGCTTTGCAATATGTAAGAACAGATCATTATTCGTTTTTTTTGATAAGTCTTCAGCAAGCGATTCTCCGATTTGTTGAAACTTTGGTTGTATCCTTGTTTGAATTGCTTCCATACGTTCGTCAAGACCGTTAATATTAAAGGTTTCAAAGTCTTTATTAGTAAAGCCGTTCATTAGTAAACATTCATCCTTTCATACGTCTAGATTATAATAATTATTATTAAGTAAATAGAAGAATAAGTCAAGTAAAGTAGTTTTATTAGGTTTGATGGCGGTTATTACAGGGAATAGAAACCTAAATATTTTCATTATTTTTGTTATTATGAAGAACAAATAATCGCTATACTCATAAAATAAAACAAATAAGTGACAGGCGTATTTAAATGATATGCCGTTAGCTAGGAGTGAGGGAATGAAGTACGTTATGGATGCTCTGCGAAGAAAAGAGGCCGAGGAAAAATTACCTGTCATTCGATTGGAAATAGATTATGAATTAGCTACTTTGTTTGAAGCACTACAAGAGAATGATACGGTACTTATTATAAAAACAAAGGAACGTTTAAAACAGTTGAGAAAGCAATGGTTAGATATTGAACAAGGAAATGTTATCTAAAAGAGGACCCTAGTATGAATTGAGAATAAATTTTTAATGCGTATTAGGGTCATTATGTTCATGAAAGGTATACTTTGATACAATATGTTTAAGCACTGTTTGGAGGGATTATATGGACTTACGTCACAGAGATACAATATACCAAAATGCTAAAGCATGGGTGTATGAAGCGGGAAAGATAATAAAAGAGCAGATGAATAACCCACTTAATATCGAAACAAAATCAGACGCGAATGATTTAGTTACAATTTTGGATAAACAAACAGAAAAATATTTTGTAGAAAAGATTAAGGATAAATATCCTGATCATCAAATAATTGGTGAAGAAGGTTACGGTGATCAACCAAAAGAATTGGATGGAACGATCTGGGTAATTGATCCAATTGATGGAACAATGAATTTTGTTCATCAAAAAAAATTCTTTGCAATATCAGTTGGTATTTTACATAATGGTGTTGGTGAAATTGGACTGATTTATGATGTGATGAATGATACATTGTATCATGTGAAAAGGGGAGAAGGAGCTTTTAGAGATAACCAACAACTAGCCAATCTATCAAAGGATAAGCAATTAAGTGAATCTATTATAGGTATGAATTATTTTTGGTTATGTGAAAACCGTCTTGTTGATTATCGAGTAATGCAAGATTTTATTCGAACAATTCGTGGAGCAAGAACTTACGGTTCAGCTGCATTAGAATTAGCATTTATAGCTGAAGGAACGCTGGATGGATATTTATCAATGAGGTTATCACCTTGGGATGTTGCGGCTGGAATTATCTTGTTGCAAGAAGTAGGTGGTGTTGTTAGTGATGTTGACGGAAATAAATGGGATCCATTAAATAAATCATCTATCGTGGCAAGCAATGCAGCCCTGCATAAAACAATTTTAGAGATAATTAAAAAAGGGAGAAAGTGATAAAAATCACTGTTTCCCTTTTTTTCTTGCCATGACGATGCCGAAGATGCCGAAGCCAATAAGTATAAATAATAGAATGAACCATATATTTCGAAAAGCAATTGATAAACCGACTAAAATAAACATTAAGACAACTAAGAACGCAAGTAATAACATTGGTAAGTTTATATTTTTCATGTTGACAACCCCTTCTTTATCTCCCTAGAATAGTATATCGAAAATTGGATAATACTTCAAAAATCAGACATAAAAAAATATATATTTCAGTGGTATCCATGATTTAGATTTAGTATGATAAATATAGTGTCAGGAAGAGGGTGGGGAAGAGTATGAGTTATGTGCATGAATTTATCCTTGATACGTTTGGGGTAGAAAATATCTTTTGGATTTTTTATGTAATCAATCTATTTTTATCAGCTATAGCGTACAAATTAGGGTTTGCAAAAAAGTTACCAATTGCAAAGAATATAATTGTATACATATTATTAATGATTGGAGTTTTTGTATTAACTATTTTCTCTACGGTTATGCGAATGCCTACAGTAGAGTGTTTGATAGTTATTATAGTG encodes:
- the lpdA gene encoding dihydrolipoyl dehydrogenase: MVVGDFPVEVDTLVVGAGPGGYVAAIRAAQLGQKVTIVDKGALGGVCLNVGCIPSKALIEAGHKYENAHGSEDLGIKTDKVEVDFSKVQDWKGSVVNKLTSGVESLLKGNKVDIVKGEAYFVDANTAKIAGESSSQTYKFKHCILATGSSPIEIPSFKFSDRVLDSTGALNLKEIPKKMVVIGSGYVGTELGTAYANFGTEITFLEGAKDILGGFEKQMTQIVKKGLKKKGATIITEAMAKGVEETKDGVKVSYEVNGKEETIEADYVLVTVGRRPNTEELGLEQMGVKVTDRGHIEIDKQCKTSVDNIYAIGDIVEGPALAHKASYEGKIAAEAISGEKSEIDYVGIPAVAFTEPELATVGMSEQDAKDAGYDVKVGKFPFAANGRALSLNNTDGFLKLITRKDDGLVIGGQIAGPNASDMISEIGLAIEAGMTAEDISLTIHAHPTLGEITMEAAEVALGTPIHTM
- a CDS encoding polysaccharide deacetylase family protein encodes the protein MKVSRFNTYLYMTLFFCMVLIACSNDSDSVGKEKPSEENETNESANAQDKEQPENNDKDQTEEEKEEELEEQEPEYYISEETATVLPLDNANENIVLLTIDDVPDANAVEMAHTLKDLGVGAIFFVNGHFINDDEGAEKLKEIHDMGFLIGNHTNTHPVLPELTKEEQTEEIVSVNNRVEEIIGERPKFFRAPHGMNSDHSKNVAKEENMAIMNWTYGYDYFDAYTEPKALTEAMITGKGPEAGVDYSLLKPGANLLMHDRDWTNKALKDIVEGLQNQGYEIVDPHLIETS
- a CDS encoding GapA-binding peptide SR1P; its protein translation is MGTIICQDCQHVIEHFEGEKVTTLYSTCPTCSSKKQQK
- a CDS encoding UPF0223 family protein; the protein is MSYQYPMDETWSTEEIIDVVNFFSLIEKAYEKQVDREEVLALYRRFKQIVPSKSEEKKLFSQFQEASGYSSYHVVKQARETNGSSIRM
- a CDS encoding YktB family protein encodes the protein MNGFTNKDFETFNINGLDERMEAIQTRIQPKFQQIGESLAEDLSKKTNNDLFLHIAKHARRTVNPPNDTWLAIADNKRGYKKHPHFQLGVFDDHVFIWLAFIYELPNKSKIASALIDHFNEIKELPSTFVVSLDHTKKEAIPLTDLNKSHLERFRDVKKAEFLVGKHIKKGDPILANGEELYQMTLDVFDHLLPLYQLAIDSRDA
- a CDS encoding inositol monophosphatase family protein; translation: MDLRHRDTIYQNAKAWVYEAGKIIKEQMNNPLNIETKSDANDLVTILDKQTEKYFVEKIKDKYPDHQIIGEEGYGDQPKELDGTIWVIDPIDGTMNFVHQKKFFAISVGILHNGVGEIGLIYDVMNDTLYHVKRGEGAFRDNQQLANLSKDKQLSESIIGMNYFWLCENRLVDYRVMQDFIRTIRGARTYGSAALELAFIAEGTLDGYLSMRLSPWDVAAGIILLQEVGGVVSDVDGNKWDPLNKSSIVASNAALHKTILEIIKKGRK
- a CDS encoding DUF5325 family protein: MKNINLPMLLLAFLVVLMFILVGLSIAFRNIWFILLFILIGFGIFGIVMARKKGKQ
- a CDS encoding YlaH-like family protein gives rise to the protein MSYVHEFILDTFGVENIFWIFYVINLFLSAIAYKLGFAKKLPIAKNIIVYILLMIGVFVLTIFSTVMRMPTVECLIVIIVVLGIYRLRLHNERKD